AAATTTTCTGAGGGTCGAAGGCTGGTAAAAGCCAGTCCAGATAGGGGCATGGGGATTTAAAGCCCGAAGGGTGTGACGGAGTTCTTCAACGGAGCTTACCTCGTCGCTCCGGGTTATTAAAAACAGATCGGCTCGACTTAAATTTTTAACAGGTTCCCTTAAAAATCCCCTGGGAATCAGAGATCCTCCTCCAAAAGGGTTGGTGGCATCTATCAAAACAATATCCAGATCCCGTTCTAATTGGAGATGTTGAAAGCCATCATCCAGGATGAAGGCATCGAGATGAAAATTTTTAAGGGCTTCCCTGCCGGCCTCGAATCGATTCGGTCCTATCATAACCGGCGTCTCTTTTAGTTTACGGGCCAGCATAGCTGGTTCATCTCCGATTTTTCGAAAGGAAGTTTTGGAGTCTCCTATAGAAATGCCCTTGAGTCGTCGACCATAACCCCTGCTTAAAATGGCCGTTTTTTTACCCAGGGTAGAAAAAACATGGACCAGGACCTCCACAAGGGGAGTTTTTCCGGTCCCCCCAAGGGTTATATTTCCTACACTAATTACCTTGCAGGGGAGCCTTTGGCTTTTTAAAAAGCGGGTTTTATACAAAAGAGCCCGCCCCTGGATCAGGAATTTGTAAACCCAGGAGAGAAAGGTAAGGAAATAAAGAAAAACTTGAACCGGGAATCCCGGAGAAGGGGCCTTGAGAATAGAAAAGTATCTCGTCAATAGAAACTTCCTGATCTTCCAGAACACGAACGACATAACCCCGATTAAATATGTCCATCCTGGTAGGAGTCTCCCATACTACTTTCCATTAATTTTAAAAGCTGTTCTTTGGTAACCTGTTTGCGTTCCCTCATCACATACTGGCCGTATTCCCATTTGTAAATTCCCAGCATATATTCGCTCCAGTGGTAGCGACTGGCTGATAAAATCTCTACATTTCCATCCTTATCCAGGTCACTCAGCCAGATACCCTCATCGGCCGTTAAAAACTCTGTCAAGTACTGGGGATTGTTATACCTGAAACGAGTAAAGTATTCTCCGTTGAGGGTTTTGTAGGTCTTTCCATCAAATAAAACTGCATCCAGGTAGGTTCGATGGGCTCCGGAGGTTGTAAAGAGCATGATTTCGAGAACTCCTTCTGGATTCAGACCCTTTATGAAAAGATTTTCATAATTTTTTCCAAAGGTCGGAACCTTCCAGACCCAAAACAAATGAAACTTTCCTCTTCTCACTTCGCTGCGCCGTAAAGCCCCCCACCAAATCTGACCAGTAGAATCCCTTAGGGTTTGCAGTTGCTTAAAAACTACGATGATATCCCGGTTAACAAAATCTACCTGTTCCAGAACGGAGTTAGGAGGAAGAAATGCTTGAATGGCCGATGAGTCCGGTGAAGATTGGCCCCAGGCTATGGGAGCTCCTGGTAGGATGAAAAGTCCCTTTTCAGATCCCTGATCCGGATAAATAGATAACAAAATGCCGGTAATCGCAATATAAAGAAAAGCTTTGTGTACTTCCATAGATCTATACGGCAGGGGTCAGCTTCTTAAAACTGTCCCACCCGGGACGGTGATCTGTTACCGGGTTGGATCCGGGTTCCAGGTCACCTCCACGAAGATTAAAAGAAGAAAAGAAATCCGAAGTTGATATTAAACCCACCCAAATCCAAGTCGGTCATCGGTGTATCTGCGGTGACGATGTGGTACTGGACTTCACCCATAAAAGCGGTCCCGGGGCTTATGGGAGCAACAAATCCCCCTAAAAAGTGGAACCCAACTTCGGTTCCGTTATCCACCTCCGGGGAAAGGAGAGGAACGGTCGAACCGACTACAGAAGTTTTATCCACATTCCAGGGATAGAGTCCGATTCCACTTCCCAGATAAGGTTTGAAGGAAACTCCAGAGAAAACATATTTGAGGGAAAGCAGAATCGGAACAATGGTTAATTTGATATCAGAAGGAGCCAGGGAGGGGGGGGGCGTCGTACTTCCTTTGTAATATCCGATACTGGGCGTTAGATATAAGTTAGGGGCCAGGCTCAAATCCAATTCTGCTCCAAAAAAAATATCGTTAAAATCACTCTTATCAAGACCCTGAAACCCTTCATCTGCACTGGGGATGAAATAACCGAGTTTAAGACCCAGTGCGTTTGGAAGTTGAGTCCTTCGCGGATAACGTGGATAGCGAGGAGGTTGGAGAGAGTCCGGTTTACTCAAATCCAGGGGGGGTATTTCTTGTACAGTCTGTGGATTTTGTTTTTGGATCGGCTGCTGGGCTAAAGAATAAGTCGAGGAAAAAATAAATCCAAAAAGAACAAGGAAGATAAATAACTGTTTTTTCATAGATCTTCTGCAGCTAAAACCCTTAATGACAGCCAGGGAAAAGCTGCTTTCTTGATAGGTTCACTTCCAAGATACCGATTAAAAAGATCAGTTCATTTTTCGTTTTCTATTGATTTCCCCATAACTGATCTATAATATAAATCATGTATATTTCCTTTGCACGGGGAATACCTTCTAGGAAAAGAATAAATTAAAGGGGTGAAAAAATAGAAGAAAAAGAAAAGAATGGAGAGATTGAGGGAATAAGCCCTGTCCTTTCATTCTTCTTCCATTCTTTGGTTTGTTTTTTTCCTTAAATAAGAAGCCTATGGATGCCAAACAGCTTGAAAGAATGACCATCCTCGAGCTCCGGGAGGAGGCCCGTAAGTTTCCGGATATTCAAGGAGTCAGTGGAATGAAAAAAGAGGATTTGCTTAGAATTCTCAAGGAGAAATACGGAATTAAGGATACGGGGCCCAAGGAAGATCTGGCTTATAAACAGCAACTTAAAGCAAAAATTCGGAAACTTAAAGCTGAGAGGGATCAGGCACTTCAAGCCAAAGATGCGGCAAAGGTGAAACAGTTAAGAAAGTTAATTAAGCGGCTAAAACGAAAAACAAGAAAAATTGCGGAAAAAACAAAGGCTACTGCCGCCTAAGGGGAAGGAATAGAACCGGAAGATGAAGCTGGGTTCAGATTCTGTTTGCAGGTGATTCAGGGTCTCATACTTTACGTTTTAAATTTGCCAGGCAGTTTATGGGGTAGGGGGGGGATAGCCCCGGAGGTTTTTAAAGATTCTGTATCCATGAAGTAAGTGAAAGAAGAAATACTTCTCCTGCCCCCTCCAAGGGGGATTTAGTGAGGAGTAAGGTTTTGTGAGTCCCCCTTTGAGGGGGCAGAGGAGCATTTAAAGAGAAAAAGATTACACCTACCAAAAGGATACCGACTTGTCTTTAAATGTTTCACGGGATGTAGGGCTAACTTTTGCCAGATATAAACCTATTTTTTTTTGCCTATTCTTAACAACTTATATGATAGGGAAAAACACGTTGCTATCCGCGCGATGCGCAATTCATTGCACTTTTCTAACCTTCTGAGTGAAGAGGTTTTCAATCCCCCCACTCTTCTTCCTCTTCAAGAGCAATATCCAATTCAAGTGGTACATCGCTGATAACTTCCAACTCAATGCCACATTCCGGGCAATAGACGATATCGCCCTTTTCTACATCGGACATATTGATTTCTGCTTCGCATTGTGGACAGATAGCCATATTTCTACCTCCTTTTTCGAACTTTTCAGATATTTTAATTTGCCGGATCTAACTTCCCCATCTTTTTAAAATCCAGATAACCTTGCAAAATAAGGGCCGCAGCGATTTTATCGACAACCTTTTTTCTTTTTTTAGGGTGAACTTCGGCTTCTTCCAGCACACGATCCGCAGCTATTGTCGTAAGTCGCTCGTCCCAGGTTCGTACAGGCAGTTTAAAATACTTTTTCAGTCTTGCTATAAAGTTAAGTATTTCCTCTGCCTGCTCTCCTAAAGAATTATTCATGTTTCGAGGAAGTCCCACTACAATTTCACCTATCTGATATCGATCTATTACATGGGATAAAGCCTGAAAATCCTTCTTTAAACTTTTTCTCTGAATAGTTCCTACTCCTTGAGCCGTTAAATGTAATACATCACTTACGGCTATCCCAATGGTCTTGCTTCCAACATCCAGTCCTAAAATTCTATATATGTTCTCCTTAATCTTCTAAACCTCCCTCTTTCTCCGACTGTCTGGGCAAGGGTCTTTAGCGATGAATTAAGTTAAACCTGAGTCCTCGATTTGTCAAGGCTTTTTAAGCATTGGAAGATTTATGGCTTCAAGAAACCTGGCATAAATTTTTGAACTATCTTAGGTTAAGTCTACAATTCTAAGAACCCTTTTATTTTAGCCGTAAAAAGGAATCAGGAAAGAAAGTCTTCTGAGATTGTAATTGAGAAGTTCCGGTTGGAAAGGTGTAGCGATATAATCCGTTTCCTGCCGTTCCTACATAGATAGTCTCTGAATTTACTACATGGACGGTCATAGTTTCAATTTCCCTGTCAGGTCCAAAATCTAATCTTACTTTTTCCCAGGTTAAGCCATCGTCTTGACTTCGGTAGATCTGATGGCCTGTCTCTTCCACTACATAAAGAACCCCTGGAGAGATAGGATCGACGGCGATCCTTTTAATACCCGGGTTATCGGATCGGATGGGAATGGCTTTCCATTCAAATCCACCGTTTGAGCTTTTAAACAACCCCTTTGAAGTCCCCACAAAAAGGACCTGAGGATCATCGGGTTTTAGAGCCACAGCCTGTATTTTCTGGTTTCCGAGAACCCTGGTAGGTAATTTCTTCCACTTGAGTCCGCCATCCAGGCTTCGATAGAGACCACCTCCTGTACCGGCGTAGAGGATTTTTGGATTTAGCGGGTTTATTTCTATGGCATACAGGCGTTTTCCTTGCAGTTCGAGTTGTGACCATTCTTTTCCTCCTGACGTGCTTTTAAACAACCCGTGCGGAGTTCCAGCATAGACAACTTCAGATTGGTAAGGGTCTACCGCCAGGGTTGTAATCCGCTCCCGGCCTAAAATTCCAGGACTTTTAGTCCAGCTTTCTCCACCGTTGGTAGTTTTAAACACACCGGCCCAGGTTCCGGCGTAGATGGTCGAAGGATTCAGCAGATTCGTAGCCAGGACTTCAACATTGAAGTTAGTGAGACCCCGGGTCATTTTTTTCCAATGGATACCCCCATCTTTACTCTGGAAAACGCCACCGAAATTCCTTCCGTTCAAGGTTCCCACATAAATAATTTGAGGATTATGGGGGCTCTGAATCAGGGTTCGAATATGGGTATTGGTAATACCCCGGTTTGTTTCCATCCAGGTGAGACCTCCATCTTCGCTTTTAATAACAGCCCCATTTTCAATCCCTACATATATTTTTTTGTTATTGCGGGGATGAATTACAATAGACCAGACGATAAGGGAGTCTTCGGTGATCAATTGCCAGGTAGCCCCGGCATCGGTACTCTTAAAGAGTCCTCCTACGGTCCCGGCATAAAGGACTTTAGGATCCTGGGG
This Candidatus Limnocylindrales bacterium DNA region includes the following protein-coding sequences:
- a CDS encoding outer membrane beta-barrel protein, which translates into the protein MKKQLFIFLVLFGFIFSSTYSLAQQPIQKQNPQTVQEIPPLDLSKPDSLQPPRYPRYPRRTQLPNALGLKLGYFIPSADEGFQGLDKSDFNDIFFGAELDLSLAPNLYLTPSIGYYKGSTTPPPSLAPSDIKLTIVPILLSLKYVFSGVSFKPYLGSGIGLYPWNVDKTSVVGSTVPLLSPEVDNGTEVGFHFLGGFVAPISPGTAFMGEVQYHIVTADTPMTDLDLGGFNINFGFLFFF
- a CDS encoding YCF48-related protein, producing the protein MTIRIILISFLWVFYLSSDGFSKPGADEWIALGPFGGDVTALALDPKNPHILYAGTNDGQIYKSENEGKWWVRLQPGLGEKGIAIKTLVLHPWNPKIIYAGTWGLWNKGGLFKSPDAGKTWKRIGSGLQNVDVRVLAFDPSLPDIMYAGTLNGVYKSTDAGITWVCSNRGLENIHIESLAIDPENPQILYAGSWRRVYKSTNGGISWSLIPVGMDLDSDVFSLLIDTRSPNTLYAATCNGIFKTPNGGKVWRKFSKKEGLTTIRVQSIALDPQDPKVLYAGTVGGLFKSTDAGATWQLITEDSLIVWSIVIHPRNNKKIYVGIENGAVIKSEDGGLTWMETNRGITNTHIRTLIQSPHNPQIIYVGTLNGRNFGGVFQSKDGGIHWKKMTRGLTNFNVEVLATNLLNPSTIYAGTWAGVFKTTNGGESWTKSPGILGRERITTLAVDPYQSEVVYAGTPHGLFKSTSGGKEWSQLELQGKRLYAIEINPLNPKILYAGTGGGLYRSLDGGLKWKKLPTRVLGNQKIQAVALKPDDPQVLFVGTSKGLFKSSNGGFEWKAIPIRSDNPGIKRIAVDPISPGVLYVVEETGHQIYRSQDDGLTWEKVRLDFGPDREIETMTVHVVNSETIYVGTAGNGLYRYTFPTGTSQLQSQKTFFPDSFLRLK
- the ruvX gene encoding Holliday junction resolvase RuvX translates to MKENIYRILGLDVGSKTIGIAVSDVLHLTAQGVGTIQRKSLKKDFQALSHVIDRYQIGEIVVGLPRNMNNSLGEQAEEILNFIARLKKYFKLPVRTWDERLTTIAADRVLEEAEVHPKKRKKVVDKIAAALILQGYLDFKKMGKLDPAN
- the lpxK gene encoding tetraacyldisaccharide 4'-kinase → MTRYFSILKAPSPGFPVQVFLYFLTFLSWVYKFLIQGRALLYKTRFLKSQRLPCKVISVGNITLGGTGKTPLVEVLVHVFSTLGKKTAILSRGYGRRLKGISIGDSKTSFRKIGDEPAMLARKLKETPVMIGPNRFEAGREALKNFHLDAFILDDGFQHLQLERDLDIVLIDATNPFGGGSLIPRGFLREPVKNLSRADLFLITRSDEVSSVEELRHTLRALNPHAPIWTGFYQPSTLRKFQDSLEVKLPSPTARKILAFSGIGNPSSFLNSLRKVGLSPLRFLEFPDHHPYSVRELKRIEDLALTLQVDYVITTEKDEVRMEGFKPRTDLFYVLSIRLQIQGNEEFQQFLINRLNW
- the lysW gene encoding lysine biosynthesis protein LysW; translated protein: MAICPQCEAEINMSDVEKGDIVYCPECGIELEVISDVPLELDIALEEEEEWGD